AGCGCCAACGGATAAGGCGATAATGTTTTTGTCGCTTAAATTGGCAACTTCGGTAAAGACTTTGCGGTCGGTTTTATCGCCTAAACCAAGCTGACCTTTATTATTAAATCCAGTAGCATAAACCTTACCGTCTTTTGATAGCGCGAGAGAGCGAAGATCGCCAGCGGCGATAGCTTTGAATTTAATTTCGCGGTTATCGCTTCCTTTGTCGTCCGAACCTTCGCTATAGGCGTTCAGAGCAAACGCAACAAGCGCGATCGTTAATAGTTTAGTAGAGATAGGAAATAGTTTTTTAAGCGGCGCTAAAGCCGCCAGCTTGCTATCAATTTCGCTGTTCGTCGGCGCTTGGTTTGATAATCCGTGATCGCCAATTGATTTAGTTCTGATTAAACGAATATTTTGCAAAAACGACAATAACACGGCAAACTCCTTCTATGTCGCGGGATAAATATGGATAATAGCCGTCTCCAACTTAAAGCGTTTAGCGAATGTTGGTTTCCGTTAAAAATATCGTTTCAACGCGCGCCTACCGCGCATTAAAACGTTGGCGGCGATTGGCTCGTTGTTTGGCGGTTTTGTCGCGCTCCTTGCGAGCGCGCGGATTTAAGTATCCGCGGTTATCTATGCGATCCGATCAAGGATCGCGGCGTTCTTACGCGATCGCGATCAAAGGCGGCGACGCGATCCCCCGCGATTTTTATATCGATTAACCGCGCGGTAATCAGCGCTACGCTTGCCGATTGAGATCGAAAATATCGACGATAGCGCCAAAGCGGATAACGACGAAATAAGGCGCGCGTATGTCGTTACGGCGCGACGCTTTTTTCGCAAACCTGCGCTGCTGGTTTCCCTTTAAATGTTGCCGAACTTCATTTTCTGAGCCGCCGCAGTTAAACTAGACCTATGCGCGCTAAGCGCCAATAGCGCGTCGGCGTAAAATGTAGATTGATAACGCGGCTTAACTTGCGTGCGCTAAGCGCCAATAGCGTTTGTCTCGCGGCTAGATACGCGCGAACGCTTTTAATTGTCCTGTTTCGCGTTCGCCGATACGCGACGAGTTTTCGCGATCTTTTGCCGGCAGATCAAGCCGTCGCTTAACGAAACTTACGTTTGATTGGTGGAGCCGAGGGGAATCGAACCCCTGTCCGAAAGAGCTAAACCTTAGGCTTCTACATGTTTAGAACCCGTTGATTGTCTTTGTCTTTTGAAGCGCCAACGGGGCAAACCCTCCAAAAAACGCAGGCTAATCTCGACGCAAGTTTGCCAAAGCTCGCCTCAAAGCCGCTAATGTTGAAGGCGTCCTAAATCTCGCGGCGAAACTTAAGAGCCTGTCCATTACGCCGCTAAAGCGTAAGCGGGACGATAATTCGCGTTGTTTGCGTTTATGTTTGCGGGTAGTTTTACGGCTGTTCCCACGCCGACATGCCGCCTAAAACCATACTCTCCCGTCGAAGCCAAGTCAGCCCCAAAGAGAAGGGCGTAATCCTAGCGCGTTCCGACGCGTTTGTCAAGCCTTAAGCGCGTCAAAACATCCAAAATTCGCCGTAAAACGACGCTAACTTCTTTGCGCTTCCAAAAAATCTTGGGGTCGTTTTAGCTGCGGCGCGGCGATCTAAGGGTTTAACAAACAGATCCGCGCCGAACCGGTTGGCGCTCGTTTCCTTCTCTTGGCGCTTGCCCAAGCGCAAAGTTCTTATATATCTTTTATAGCGCTATATATTTTATTTTTGCGTTTTTTCTTCGCGCCGCGCGAAGCCGTTTTGCGATTTTACGGGCGTTTAGTTTTCCAAAATGGTCATAATTATTCAAATTGTCTAAAATATTTATGGACAAATTGGTTGCAATTAACCATATCGTAAAATACAAGCAAGGGGACAATGAAATCCTTGCGGATCAAGACGACGCTTGTTCCGCTTGGCGTTATTTCGGCGGCGCAAACGTCGCGCGTACGTTCGAGCGGCGCTATGTTTTTTTCGGAACCTAGCGCTTTGCGCCCAAGTCGGGAGCGGCTTTGATTACCAACTTAAGCGAAAGCTATGCGCCGCTTTGGATTTGGATCTCCGCAAGTAACGCCAAGCGGCGCATATATTGAAGGCGGGCGCGAGACGATAAACAGTTCGTATGCTTTCGCGGCGATTTCGTCGCTAGCGGGGGACGACAATGCGTCGGCTCGCGCGCATTCGGCGGTAGTTGTGAATTTACGCCAAACGGCGGCTCGGACGTTAAGCGCCGCCCGCAAAATCATTAAAGACGGCGGCGCGGCGAAAGACGAAAGTATGCCGCTGGACAAGCGTTCGCTTCGCGATTAAGCGCTCTTAAAGAGAGTAAAGGGTCATAGTTTCGGCTTCGCGCTTGCGCGCGTTTTTGGCGATCCGATCGGTTTTGGCGCGGACGGCGGCGTTTTGCGAGCGAGCGCCAAATTTTGGAACGCCCGTTGCTTTTGACGGCTTAATAGTTAAAAAAGGAGCCAAAAGCGATGAGTAAGTTTGCCATACGGGCTTTGATAGGCGCGTTCGCCGTAGCGGCGATTGCGGCGGAGCCGGAATATGTCGTGGAAGAGGTAGTTTACGAGCCGTCGGCGACGCAACAGACCGCGCAGCAACAGCCTCTGCCTCGAATCGACGATACGGAAGAGTATCTGATCCCCAATTCGCCGATTTTGCAACCAACCAATATCATCACCGTTAGGGCAATCGGCTTAGGCGTAGCGCCGGAAAGCACAATTTCGCCCGCGCAGGCTCTGGTGTTGGCTAAGAGGGCGGCGATTCTCGACGGCTACAGACAGATTGGCGAAAAGATGTATGGGATCAAAATCAACGCCACGGACACGCTTAAAGACGCGGTGGCTCAAAACTCTACGGTGAGATCGCAAATGTACGCGATTATTCGCAACGCCGAGATTCTAGAAACCGTATTCAAAGACGGGCTTTGCCAAGTTGAAATGGAGGTTAAGCTAGACGGACGTAGGTGGTATCGCGTTTTGTCCGGCTTTTAAGATCGGCATAACCGCTCTCGTCGCTTTAACGTCGCAAGCAAACTTAAATATAAAACGTAGCGCCGCCGCGCGATTGACGAGCGGCGCGGCGTTTTTACGCGAAAACAAATAGCTTCGCAAACGCAAGCCTTCCGATTCAAAACGCGTCGCAATCGCTTTGCGTTCGCCGTCCTTTTGGCTATAATCGCGCCCAAAGCGCAATCGGCGCTAGATTTTGGCAAAGCGGGGCGATTTTACGTATGAAAATTTTAGTTACGGGAACGGCGGGTTTTATAGGTTTTCACGCGGCTTTACGCCTGCTTGATCGAGGCGATACGGTTATCGGACTTGACAATATCAACGACTATTACGATCCGCGCCTCAAATACGGACGTTTAGCCGTTAGCGGCATAGAGCAAAGCGCGATCGAATACGGCAGACTCGCGCAAAGTAAAAAATATGAAAATTACCGCTTTATTAAACTCGATCTAACCGACAAAGACGGGATCGACAAACTTTTCGCGAGAGAGAAATTTGATCGCGTCTGTCATTTGGCGGCGCAAGCCGGCGTGCGCTATAGCCTGACAAACCCGCAAGCCTACGTTTCCGCGAACATTGAAGGAACGCTAAATATATTGGAATCTTGCCGTTTTAATCCGATCGAGCATCTAGCTTACGCCTCTAGCAGTTCGGTTTACGGACTAAACAAGGCTATGCCGTTTAACGCCTCTAGCCCCGCCGATCACCAAATCAGTCTTTACGCCGCCAGCAAAAAAAGTTGCGAGGCGATGGCGCACGTCTATTCTCATCTTTTTGGCGTTAAAGCGACGGGGCTACGGTTTTTCACGGTTTACGGACCGTGGGGGCGACCGGATATGGCGCTGTTTATTTTTGTTAAGTCGATTTTGGAAGACAAGCCGATCGACGTTTTTAATAACGGCGATATGAAACGCGATTTTACCTATATCGACGATATTGTAGAGGGGGTTGTTCGCGTGATCGATACGCCAGCCGCGATCGATCCGAGTTTTGATCCTATCAATCCGGACTGCGCAACCTCTTGCGCTCCTCACAGAATCTACAACATAGGGCGCGGATCGCCCGCCTCTTTAATCGATTTTATAGAAGCGATTGAAAACGCGCTCGGCAAAAAGGCGATCAAAAATTATATGCCTATGCAAGCCGGCGACGTTCCCGCGACCTTTGCGGATACGACCGCTCTGGAACGCGACCTAGATTATAAACCGAGCGTTTTGATACAAAGCGGCGTCGATCGCTTTGTCAAATGGTATCGAGAGTTTTACGAGGTTTGACGAGATTGCGGCAAAACGTGATCGCGCGGCGGCGCGGATTTGTTTAGGCTTAACGCGCGCGATCGCGGCTTATTAAAGCCTATAGCCACGCCGTAAGACGATAGGTCGATGTCGCTCGAAGGCGAACAAAGCGCTTGATTACTCGCCGTTTGGACGTTCCAATATATCCTCTTTGATGTGATAAAATAAATTAGGATGTTCTTTGCGAATTCGTTCTATAAGCCGTTCAATATCCACTTCCAAAATGCGCGAATCGCGATTTTTCGCGAGTCTGCCCTCAAGCTCGCCGATAGCCACCGCCCATACGTCGCCAAAATCTACGGGTAGATTGCGCCATATCGCCTTTTCCAGCTTTAGGCTAAAGTTTTCGCTGGAGACGCCGTGCAGCGATTGCATAAACCGCAAAAACGACTCTATATTTGTAAGCGCGTGTATCTTTCCGCTCTCGTCAACAATAAACCACGGTTTATTCGGACTCCATTCGCCGCTTATAAGTTCGAGCGTTTTTTTGTTCGGATCGTCGGTGTCCCTAAGCCTAAGAACCGTTCTGCCGCCTTGCGCGAGATCGAGCGACTGCGCGATCTCGTCAATCTGCTTTTGCACCGCCTTAGCGAGCGTCGGCTCCTTCATAACGTTCCTTTCTAACCTATTTGCTAAAATAATGCCAAACAAGGGCTGAAAGCATTATGGAACGTATCGTAGAGATTGAAAAGATCGCGTTTGACAGCGCGGAAGACGCTAGTCTGCGTCCAAGCGGGTGGGACGACTATATCGGGCAAAAAACGATTAAAAATAATCTGCGCGTTTTTATCGACGCGGCGAAAAAACGCAAGGAACCGATTGATCATACTCTGTTTTTTGGACCTCCCGGACTTGGCAAAACTACGTTAGCGTATCTCATCGCCCGCGAAATGGGCGCCAATATCAAGACGACCGCGGGTCCGATGATAGAA
This region of Helicobacteraceae bacterium genomic DNA includes:
- a CDS encoding NAD-dependent epimerase, with the translated sequence MKILVTGTAGFIGFHAALRLLDRGDTVIGLDNINDYYDPRLKYGRLAVSGIEQSAIEYGRLAQSKKYENYRFIKLDLTDKDGIDKLFAREKFDRVCHLAAQAGVRYSLTNPQAYVSANIEGTLNILESCRFNPIEHLAYASSSSVYGLNKAMPFNASSPADHQISLYAASKKSCEAMAHVYSHLFGVKATGLRFFTVYGPWGRPDMALFIFVKSILEDKPIDVFNNGDMKRDFTYIDDIVEGVVRVIDTPAAIDPSFDPINPDCATSCAPHRIYNIGRGSPASLIDFIEAIENALGKKAIKNYMPMQAGDVPATFADTTALERDLDYKPSVLIQSGVDRFVKWYREFYEV
- a CDS encoding DUF2603 domain-containing protein, with protein sequence MKEPTLAKAVQKQIDEIAQSLDLAQGGRTVLRLRDTDDPNKKTLELISGEWSPNKPWFIVDESGKIHALTNIESFLRFMQSLHGVSSENFSLKLEKAIWRNLPVDFGDVWAVAIGELEGRLAKNRDSRILEVDIERLIERIRKEHPNLFYHIKEDILERPNGE